The following proteins come from a genomic window of Neofelis nebulosa isolate mNeoNeb1 chromosome 5, mNeoNeb1.pri, whole genome shotgun sequence:
- the MAP3K13 gene encoding mitogen-activated protein kinase kinase kinase 13 isoform X4 — protein MEYCAHGQLYEVLRAGRKITPRLLVDWSTGIASGMNYLHLHKIIHRDLKSPNVLVTHTDAVKISDFGTSKELSDKSTKMSFAGTVAWMAPEVIRNEPVSEKVDIWSFGVVLWELLTGEIPYKDVDSSAIIWGVGSNSLHLPVPSTCPDGFKILMKQTWQSKPRNRPSFRQTLMHLDIASADVLATPQETYFKSQAEWREEVKKHFEKIKSEGTCIHRLDEELIRRRREELRHALDIREHYERKLERANNLYMELSAIMLQLEMREKELIKREQAVEKKYPGTYKRHPVRPIIHPNAMEKLMKRKGAPHKSGMQTKRPDLLRSEGIPSMEVAPAASPLSGSPKMSTSSSKSRYRSKPRHRRGNSRGSHSDFAAILKNQPVQENSPHPTYVHQAQSQYPSSHHHNPLQQQYQQCPPAVPQSHHPRLNMHGQDIATCANNLRYFGPAAALRSPLSNHAQRQMPGSSPDLISTAMAADCWRSSEPDEGPAGPWGCCQADPYDPCLQCRPERCGSLDIPSAEPVGRRPDLFKSPAHNPLSENAQGSEKMEENEFKGCRSASSLGIPHHVTPAVLPRNTRPLQKSGDDSSEEEEGEVDSEVEFPRRQRPHRCISSCQSYSTFSSENFSVSDGEEGNTSDHSNSPDELADKLEDRLAEKLDDLLSQTPEIPIEISSHSDGLSDKECAVRRVKTQMSLGKLCAEERGYENPMQFEESDCDSSDGECSDATVRTNKHYNSATWSILKNSCRTRGLRESLGKILGHTKSKPSRGCPTATVLVRNDELVLYGTGSQRWSV, from the exons ATGGAATACTGTGCCCACGGACAACTCTATGAGGTTTTGCGAGCTGGCAGGAAGATCACACCCCGATTGCTAGTGGATTGGTCTACAGGAATTGCAAGTGGAATGAATTATTTGCACCTCCATaaaattattcaccgtgatcTCAAATCACCTAA tgttttggtGACTCACACAGATGCAGTAAAAATTTCAGATTTTGGTACATCTAAGGAACTCAGTGACAAAAGTACCAAGATGTCCTTTGCTGGCACAGTCGCATGGATGGCACCAGAGGTGATACGCAATGAACCTGTCTCTGAAAAAGTCGATATATG GTCTTTTGGAGTGGTGCTTTGGGAGCTGCTGACAGGAGAGATCCCTTACAAAGATGTGGACTCTTCAGCCATCATTTGGGGTGTTGGAAGCAATAGCCTACaccttccagttccttccacttGCCCTGATGGATTCAAAATCCTTATGAAACAGACAtg GCAGAGTAAACCTCGCAACCGGCCTTCTTTCCGACAGACGCTCATGCATTTAGACATCGCTTCTGCTGATGTTCTTGCCACCCCACAAGAAACCTACTTCAAGTCTCAG GCTGAATGGAGAGAAGAGGTGAAAAAACACTTTGAGAAGATCAAAAGTGAGGGAACCTGTATACACCGATTAGATGAAGAACTGATTCGGAGGCGCAGAGAAGAGCTCAG ACATGCTTTGGATATTCGTGAACACTATGAGAGAAAACTTGAGCGGGCTAATAATTTATACATGGAACTGAGTGCCATCATGCTGCAGCTGGAAATGCGGGAGAAGGAGCTCATTAA GCGTGAGCAAGCAGTAGAAAAGAAGTACCCTGGAACTTACAAACGACACCCCGTCCGTCCAATAATCCACCCCAACGCCATGGAGAAACTCATGAAGAGGAAAGGTGCGCCTCATAAATCAGGGATGCAGACCAAACG GCCAGATCTGTTGAGATCTGAAGGTATCCCCAGTATGGAGGTGGCTCCCGCCGCATCCCCTTTGTCTGGAAGTCCCAAAATGTCCACCTCAAGCAGCAAGAGCCGATATCGGAGCAAACCCCGCCACCGCCGAGGGAATAGCAGAGGCAGCCATAGTGACTTTGCAGCGATCTTGAAAAACCAGCCAGTGCAAGAAAATTCACCCCATCCCACTTATGTACACCAAGCTCAATCCCAGTACCCTTCTTCCCATCACCATAATCCTCTGCAGCAGCAATACCAGCAATGCCCTCCTGCCGTGCCTCAGAGTCACCATCCCAGACTCAACATGCACGGACAGGACATTGCAACCTGCGCCAACAACCTGAGGTATTTTGGCCCAGCAGCAGCCCTGCGGAGCCCACTCAGCAACCATGCTCAAAGACAGATGCCTGGCTCTAGCCCTGACCTCATCTCCACAGCCATGGCGGCAGATTGCTGGAGAAGTTCTGAGCCTGACGAGGGCCCAGCTGGCCCCTGGGGCTGTTGTCAGGCTGACCCTTATGACCCCTGCCTCCAGTGCAGGCCAGAACGGTGTGGTTCCTTAGACATACCCTCTGCTGAGCCAGTGGGGAGGAGACCCGACCTTTTCAAGTCACCAGCACACAATCCCCTCTCGGAAAATGCCCAGGGttctgagaaaatggaagaaaatgaattcaaaggCTGTAGGTCTGCATCATCCCTTGGCATCCCTCATCACGTCACCCCCGCAGTGCTACCTCGAAACACAAGGCCCCTGCAAAAG AGTGGAGATGACtcctcagaagaagaagaaggggaagtaGATAGTGAAGTTGAATTTCCACGAAGACAGAG GCCCCATCGCTGTATCAGCAGCTGCCAGTCGTATTCAACCTTTAGCTCTGAGAATTTCTCTGTGTCtgatggagaggagggaaatACCAGCGACCACTCCAACAGTCCTGATGAGTTAGCGGATAAACTGGAAGACCGCCTGGCGGAGAAGCTAGATGATCTGCTGTCCCAGACGCCAGAGATCCCCATTGAGATATCCTCGCATTCAGATGGGCTCTCTGACAAGGAGTGCGCCGTGCGCCGCGTGAAGACGCAGATGTCTCTGGGCAAGCTGTGTGCGGAGGAACGTGGCTACGAG AATCCTATGCAGTTTGAAGAATCGGACTGTGACTCTTCAGATGGAGAGTGTTCTGATGCCACAGTCAGGACCAATAAACACTACAACTCTGCTACTTG GAGTATTCTCAAGAATTCATGCAGAACACGTGGCTTGAGGGAAAGCCTTGGCAAGATTCTTGGCCACACcaaatcaaaacccagcagaggaTGCCCAACAGCAACGGTTCTGGTAAGAAATGACGAGTTAGTCCTGTACGGTACAGGATCCCAGAGATGGTCAGTGTAG